A single window of Betaproteobacteria bacterium DNA harbors:
- a CDS encoding MCE family protein: protein MSEAQDLPRSTVVTKRKGRLSVVWLIPILAAVVAVGIAIQQILSEGPTITIVFGAAQGIEAGKTFIKYKDVNIGQVSAVQLSEDFERVQVTAKMAKSAAGLM from the coding sequence ATGTCTGAGGCGCAGGACCTGCCGCGTTCGACGGTAGTGACGAAGCGGAAGGGACGGCTATCGGTGGTGTGGTTGATACCGATCTTGGCGGCGGTGGTGGCGGTGGGGATTGCGATTCAGCAGATCTTGAGCGAGGGGCCGACGATCACGATCGTGTTCGGCGCGGCGCAGGGGATCGAGGCGGGGAAGACCTTCATCAAGTACAAGGATGTCAACATCGGCCAGGTGAGCGCGGTGCAGTTGTCGGAGGATTTCGAGCGGGTGCAGGTGACGGCGAAGATGGCGAAGAGTGCGGCGGGGCTGATG
- a CDS encoding paraquat-inducible protein A → MSQGVHTAAAAGLVSCDICGLLSHPHHPDHPGHCPRCGGEVEFRRRHSIQHTWALVIAAAICYVPANLLPVLTTTTFGSAESDTIMGGVVFLYASGSWPLALIVLIASVMVPLGKLIALAYLLISVQRGVPGGMRERTRLYRMVEFIGRWSMLDVFVDTFTVALIQLQPLMSVEPGPGVLFFAAVVVLTMLAAETFDPRLIWDSSREEGTHV, encoded by the coding sequence ATGAGCCAGGGCGTGCATACTGCGGCCGCGGCAGGACTCGTCTCCTGCGACATCTGCGGTCTGCTCTCGCATCCGCATCATCCGGATCATCCCGGGCACTGCCCGCGCTGTGGCGGCGAGGTCGAATTCCGGCGCCGGCATTCCATCCAGCACACGTGGGCGCTGGTCATCGCCGCCGCGATCTGCTACGTGCCGGCCAATCTGCTGCCGGTGCTCACCACGACGACCTTCGGCTCGGCCGAATCCGACACCATCATGGGCGGCGTGGTCTTCCTCTACGCCTCGGGATCCTGGCCGCTCGCGCTGATCGTGCTGATCGCGAGCGTCATGGTGCCGCTCGGCAAACTGATCGCGCTCGCCTATCTGTTGATCTCGGTGCAGCGCGGCGTGCCGGGCGGCATGCGCGAGCGCACGCGGCTGTACCGGATGGTGGAGTTCATCGGTCGCTGGTCGATGCTCGACGTGTTCGTCGACACCTTCACCGTGGCGCTTATCCAGTTGCAGCCGCTGATGTCGGTGGAGCCCGGTCCCGGCGTGCTGTTCTTCGCTGCGGTCGTGGTGCTGACGATGCTGGCGGCGGAGACGTTCGATCCGCGCCTCATCTGGGATTCCAGCCGCGAAGAGGGCACCCATGTCTGA
- a CDS encoding paraquat-inducible protein A, with amino-acid sequence METVACPDCDLLQQLPVLEPGDRARCPRCGYELARRPVDPLERPLALTVAALIAFIVANTTPIMGLSAVGRRASTTILGGAYEMWMTGEQITAVVVAFCVVFAPALYLLFMLAVLIWMRRPPAPYWVGEILRWGLHMQPWSMYEVMLLGVLVALIKIAELATVDVGIGMYALGALVVLFPAIMLSFDAREVWQRVEWVDDAPANGAGSARAEADA; translated from the coding sequence GTGGAGACCGTCGCGTGTCCGGACTGCGACCTCCTGCAACAGCTACCGGTACTCGAGCCGGGTGACCGCGCGCGTTGCCCGCGGTGCGGCTACGAGCTTGCGCGACGCCCCGTCGACCCGCTCGAGCGCCCGCTGGCGCTGACCGTCGCCGCATTAATCGCGTTCATCGTTGCCAATACGACCCCGATCATGGGGCTCTCGGCGGTCGGTCGCAGAGCGAGCACGACCATACTCGGCGGCGCCTATGAAATGTGGATGACGGGGGAGCAGATCACCGCGGTCGTCGTCGCCTTCTGCGTCGTGTTCGCCCCCGCCCTCTACCTGCTTTTCATGCTGGCGGTGCTGATCTGGATGCGACGCCCGCCGGCGCCCTACTGGGTCGGCGAGATCCTGCGCTGGGGACTGCACATGCAGCCGTGGTCGATGTACGAGGTCATGCTGCTCGGCGTGCTCGTTGCGCTGATCAAGATCGCGGAGCTTGCGACCGTCGACGTCGGCATCGGGATGTACGCGCTCGGCGCGCTGGTCGTGCTGTTTCCCGCCATCATGTTGAGCTTCGACGCGCGCGAGGTGTGGCAGCGGGTCGAGTGGGTGGACGACGCGCCAGCGAACGGGGCGGGTAGCGCACGCGCGGAGGCAGACGCATGA